One Phycisphaerae bacterium genomic window, TGCGCGCCGGCGAACGAAAGCGCCCACGACGGCGGTACGTAATCGATCGCCAGAACCCGTGTCGGAGCAGTCTGGTCCAGCCTGCTTTCCAGAGTGAAACAATATGTGCTCTCCATGTTCCGCCACTGGCAGTTGCTCCAGTAAACCTCGCTGTCATTGCGCTGCGTATACGTGTCATCCTCGTGGCGAGCCATTGTCGGGCATACCAAAACCATCCCAGCCGCAACGTACCTCAGCCCGTACAGCTTTCCGTAGTTGCGCCACCCGTAATGAGGCGCCACGCCGGTCAGCGCCCCATCATGAACCCGAATCGTGTCCTGGATCTGCGTGTACGATGCCCACCACCAGTCGATGACGGGAATCCATTCATGATGCTCCTGTGCATAAAGGGCGGTTCCCACATAGACCTGCTTGAGATTGTTCAGGCACACCGCCCGCCGGCTCGCTTCTCGGGCACTCTGCAGCGCCGGCAGCAGCACCGCCACCAACACCGCGATGATCGCCACCACCACCAGAAGCTCGATCAACGTGAACCCGCGTCGTTTCATACCGGCCTCTCCGACTTCTCCGGAACGATCGAGGGATTGGCCACGATCCGCCCTCGCAGCGAAGCCGTCGGAACCCGCTGATCCGACGCG contains:
- a CDS encoding prepilin-type N-terminal cleavage/methylation domain-containing protein, with product MKRRGFTLIELLVVVAIIAVLVAVLLPALQSAREASRRAVCLNNLKQVYVGTALYAQEHHEWIPVIDWWWASYTQIQDTIRVHDGALTGVAPHYGWRNYGKLYGLRYVAAGMVLVCPTMARHEDDTYTQRNDSEVYWSNCQWRNMESTYCFTLESRLDQTAPTRVLAIDYVPPSWALSFAGAHAGSVNVCFFDGHVTSIDDGAVEELRPKSYNDAQRWEELFNELHRFE